One Pseudomonas sp. AN-1 genomic region harbors:
- the bamA gene encoding outer membrane protein assembly factor BamA — protein MKRLLLPAVIAALITAEVHAESFTITDIRVNGLQRVSAGSVFGALPLNVGDAVDDRRLVEATRSLFKTGFFQDIRLGREDGVLVVDVVERPSISAIEIDGNKAIATDDLLKGLKQSGLAEGEIFQQATLEGVRNELQRQYVAQGRYSASIDTEVVSQPRNRVALKIKINEGSVAAIQHINIVGNKVFSSEELAGLFELRTTNWLSFFRNDDKYSREKLSGDLERLRSYYLDRGYINMDITSTQVSITPDKKHVYVTVNIDEGERYTIREVKLAGDLRVPEEEVRKLLLVKEGQVFSRKVMTSTSELITRRLGNEGYTFANVNGIPEPHDEDNTVSLTFAVDPGKRAYVNRINFRGNTKTEDEVLRREMRQMEGGWASTYLIDQSKTRLERLGYFKEVNVETPPVPGTDDQIDVNYSVEEQPSGSITASVGFAQSAGLILGGSISQNNFLGTGNKVNVGLTRSEYQTRYNFAFTDPYWTEDGVSLGYNMFYRTTDYSDLDVDVSSYSVDSLGAGINLGYPISETSRLTYGLSAQQDDIKPGTYTVDEINDFIAAEGDSYTNFKGSMGWSQSTLNRGMFASRGYSQSLVGEITLPGSDLSFYRIDYNGQVFVPLWKKDYALRFHGRLGYADSYGSTSELPFYEHYYAGGFGSVRGFEESSLGPRSTPAAADPDQDPQPFGGNVIVQGGTELLFPLPFVKDQRSLRTVLFWDVGNVFDTNCSAAQEARGEVGCDISLSDMASSVGVGLTWLTALGPLSFSLGMPVKEPENSDTQVFQFSLGQTF, from the coding sequence ATGAAACGCTTGCTGCTACCGGCGGTAATTGCCGCGCTGATCACCGCCGAGGTTCACGCCGAGTCCTTCACGATCACCGACATTCGCGTCAACGGCCTGCAGCGGGTATCCGCCGGCAGCGTGTTCGGCGCCCTGCCGCTCAACGTCGGCGACGCGGTCGATGACCGCCGCCTGGTCGAGGCGACCCGCTCGCTGTTCAAGACCGGCTTCTTCCAGGACATCCGCCTCGGTCGCGAGGACGGCGTACTGGTGGTCGACGTGGTCGAGCGCCCGTCGATCTCGGCGATCGAGATCGACGGCAACAAGGCCATCGCCACCGATGATCTGCTCAAGGGCCTCAAGCAGTCCGGCCTGGCCGAAGGCGAGATCTTCCAGCAGGCGACCCTCGAGGGCGTGCGCAACGAGCTGCAGCGCCAGTACGTGGCGCAGGGCCGCTACTCGGCGAGCATCGACACCGAGGTGGTCAGCCAGCCGCGCAACCGGGTCGCCCTGAAGATCAAGATCAACGAGGGTTCGGTCGCCGCCATCCAGCACATCAACATCGTCGGCAACAAGGTGTTCTCCAGCGAGGAGCTGGCCGGCCTGTTCGAGCTGCGCACCACCAACTGGCTGTCGTTCTTCCGCAACGACGACAAGTATTCCCGCGAGAAGCTGTCCGGCGACCTCGAGCGCCTGCGTTCCTACTACTTGGATCGCGGCTACATCAATATGGACATCACCTCCACCCAGGTGTCCATCACCCCGGACAAGAAGCACGTCTACGTCACCGTCAACATCGACGAGGGCGAGCGCTACACGATCCGCGAGGTCAAGCTGGCCGGCGACCTGCGTGTGCCGGAGGAAGAGGTGCGCAAGCTGCTGCTGGTCAAGGAAGGCCAGGTGTTCTCGCGCAAGGTGATGACCAGCACTTCCGAGCTGATCACCCGCCGCCTCGGCAACGAGGGCTACACCTTCGCCAACGTCAACGGCATCCCCGAGCCGCACGACGAGGACAACACCGTCTCGCTGACCTTCGCCGTCGACCCGGGCAAGCGCGCCTACGTCAATCGCATCAACTTCCGCGGCAACACCAAGACCGAGGACGAGGTGCTGCGCCGCGAGATGCGCCAGATGGAAGGCGGCTGGGCCTCGACCTACCTGATCGACCAGTCGAAGACCCGCCTCGAGCGCCTCGGCTACTTCAAGGAGGTCAACGTCGAGACCCCGCCGGTGCCGGGCACCGACGACCAGATCGACGTCAACTACAGCGTCGAGGAGCAGCCGTCCGGCTCGATCACCGCCAGCGTCGGCTTCGCCCAGAGCGCCGGCCTGATCCTTGGCGGCTCGATCAGCCAGAACAACTTCCTCGGCACCGGCAACAAGGTCAACGTCGGCCTGACCCGCAGCGAGTACCAGACCCGCTACAACTTCGCCTTCACCGATCCGTACTGGACCGAGGACGGCGTCAGCCTCGGCTACAACATGTTCTATCGCACCACCGACTACAGCGACCTCGACGTCGACGTGTCGAGCTACTCGGTGGACAGCCTCGGTGCCGGCATCAACCTCGGCTATCCGATCAGCGAGACCTCGCGCCTGACCTACGGGCTGTCGGCCCAGCAGGACGACATCAAGCCCGGTACCTACACGGTCGACGAGATCAACGACTTCATCGCGGCCGAAGGCGACAGCTACACCAACTTCAAGGGCTCGATGGGCTGGTCGCAGTCGACCCTCAACCGCGGCATGTTCGCCAGCCGCGGCTACTCGCAGAGCCTGGTCGGCGAGATCACCCTGCCGGGCAGCGACCTGTCGTTCTACCGCATCGACTACAACGGCCAGGTCTTCGTCCCGCTGTGGAAGAAGGACTACGCCCTGCGCTTCCATGGCCGCCTGGGCTATGCCGACAGCTACGGCTCGACCAGCGAGCTGCCGTTCTACGAGCACTACTACGCCGGCGGTTTCGGTTCGGTACGTGGCTTCGAGGAAAGCAGCCTCGGCCCGCGCAGCACGCCGGCCGCGGCCGATCCGGATCAGGATCCGCAACCCTTCGGCGGCAACGTCATCGTGCAGGGCGGTACCGAACTGCTGTTCCCCCTGCCGTTCGTCAAGGACCAGCGCTCCCTGCGCACCGTGTTGTTCTGGGACGTCGGCAACGTGTTCGACACCAACTGCAGCGCCGCCCAGGAGGCGCGCGGCGAGGTCGGCTGCGACATCAGCCTGAGCGACATGGCCAGCTCGGTTGGCGTCGGCCTGACCTGGCTGACCGCGCTCGGCCCGCTGAGCTTCAGCCTCGGCATGCCGGTCAAGGAGCCCGAGAACTCCGATACCCAGGTATTCCAGTTCTCCCTGGGACAGACTTTCTAA